From one Mycobacterium colombiense CECT 3035 genomic stretch:
- a CDS encoding HD domain-containing phosphohydrolase, with protein sequence MSETELPTRAELLAALSVAIDLGLGQPAEHMLRAALIATRLADRLGLDADERDCVYYTTLIMWIGCHADSHEYARWFGDDIAVRHDSYLVDWSGIPYLRFLASNVGRGQPLAHRISLMATLFADARGNISRLIHSHCASAALLADRMGLGPNVQAALAFAFERYDGGGLPAGARGDAIPIQMRIAQLADMVEVHHRTYGVAGAVAMVGARRGGQFDPLIADAFVRDADAILAGPPAGDAWAAALREAPDRRQRLDDRSLDALLVALGDFVDLKCPFTLGHSRAVARLAGEAALAAGLGPDAVALTRRAGHVHDLGRIGVSNRIWSRQGPLSASEFERVRLHPYLTVRILNQVPGLARLAEVAGNHHECVDGSGYPRGLAGAALGLPDRILAAAVCYQSACEPRPYRERMTQAAAARRLRGRAQAGELESVAVEAVLHAAGRSAQRPVPRPDGLTPREIEVLCLVARGASNREIAAALVISEKTARNHVERTYAKIGVSNRIGASMYALQHGLVLTGTAEQ encoded by the coding sequence ATGTCGGAGACCGAATTACCGACCCGCGCGGAGTTGCTGGCTGCGCTGTCGGTGGCGATCGACCTCGGTCTGGGCCAGCCCGCCGAGCACATGCTCCGGGCGGCGCTGATCGCGACCAGGCTGGCCGACCGGCTCGGTCTGGACGCCGACGAGCGCGACTGCGTCTACTACACGACCCTGATCATGTGGATCGGCTGCCACGCGGACTCCCACGAATACGCGCGGTGGTTCGGCGACGACATCGCGGTGCGTCATGACTCGTATCTGGTCGACTGGTCCGGGATTCCCTACCTGCGCTTCCTGGCGAGCAACGTGGGGCGCGGCCAGCCGCTGGCGCACCGGATCAGCCTGATGGCGACGCTGTTCGCCGACGCGCGGGGCAACATCTCCCGGCTGATTCATTCGCACTGCGCGTCCGCGGCCCTGCTGGCCGACCGAATGGGCTTGGGCCCCAACGTGCAGGCCGCGCTCGCGTTCGCGTTCGAGCGCTACGACGGCGGCGGTCTGCCCGCCGGCGCCCGGGGCGACGCCATCCCGATCCAGATGCGCATCGCCCAGCTCGCCGACATGGTCGAGGTGCACCACCGCACCTACGGCGTCGCCGGGGCCGTCGCCATGGTCGGCGCCCGGCGCGGCGGGCAGTTCGACCCCCTGATAGCCGATGCCTTCGTCCGCGACGCCGACGCGATCCTGGCCGGCCCGCCGGCCGGCGATGCGTGGGCGGCCGCGCTGCGCGAGGCGCCCGATCGCCGGCAGCGCCTCGACGATCGGTCCCTGGACGCATTGCTCGTCGCGTTGGGCGACTTCGTCGACCTGAAATGTCCTTTCACGCTTGGGCATTCGCGCGCGGTGGCCCGACTCGCCGGAGAGGCCGCGCTGGCCGCGGGCCTCGGGCCCGACGCGGTCGCGCTGACCCGGCGCGCCGGCCATGTCCACGATCTGGGCCGCATCGGGGTGTCGAATCGGATCTGGTCGCGGCAAGGGCCGCTGAGCGCGTCGGAGTTCGAGCGGGTGCGCCTGCATCCGTATCTGACCGTGCGCATCCTCAACCAGGTGCCGGGCCTGGCGCGGCTGGCCGAGGTCGCCGGCAATCACCACGAATGCGTCGACGGGTCGGGATATCCGCGCGGCCTGGCCGGGGCGGCGCTGGGCCTGCCGGATCGCATCCTGGCCGCCGCCGTCTGCTACCAATCCGCCTGCGAGCCCAGGCCGTATCGCGAACGCATGACGCAAGCGGCGGCCGCGCGCCGGCTGCGCGGGCGGGCGCAGGCGGGTGAGCTCGAATCGGTCGCCGTCGAGGCGGTGCTGCACGCGGCGGGACGGTCCGCGCAGCGGCCGGTCCCGCGACCGGACGGGCTCACCCCCCGCGAGATCGAGGTGCTGTGCCTGGTCGCGCGCGGCGCGTCCAACAGGGAGATCGCCGCGGCGCTGGTGATCAGCGAGAAAACGGCCCGCAACCACGTCGAGCGCACCTACGCCAAGATCGGCGTCTCGAACCGCATCGGCGCCAGCATGTACGCCCTGCAACACGGGCTGGTGCTCACGGGAACGGCGGAACAATAA
- the mddA gene encoding methanethiol S-methyltransferase, giving the protein MKRYLTVGYGAAAYLLFLAVFLYLVAFLGNFWVPRTVDHGLSAPIGEAVLVNMVLLGLFGLQHSVMARPGFKAWWTRAVPPSIERSTYVMLSNAVLVLLYWQWRTMPAVIWQVELPAGRLVLWTLFWLGWAIALASTFMINHFDLFGLRQVYLAWRGKPYTHIAFHIRMFYRLVRHPLMLGFVIAFWAAPTMTAGHLLFSVAMTGYILVATRIEEHDLVEALGDDYVNYRREVPRLLPLGRRPRGGPSRPAGAPG; this is encoded by the coding sequence ATGAAGCGTTACCTGACGGTTGGCTACGGCGCGGCCGCTTATCTGCTCTTTCTTGCCGTATTTCTGTACCTTGTCGCCTTCCTCGGCAACTTCTGGGTGCCACGAACGGTCGATCACGGGCTGTCGGCGCCCATCGGCGAGGCGGTGTTGGTCAACATGGTGCTGCTGGGCCTGTTCGGCCTGCAGCACAGCGTCATGGCGCGCCCCGGGTTCAAGGCGTGGTGGACGCGGGCGGTGCCGCCGTCGATCGAGCGCAGCACCTACGTGATGCTGTCCAACGCCGTGCTGGTGCTGCTGTATTGGCAATGGCGAACGATGCCGGCGGTCATCTGGCAGGTTGAACTACCCGCCGGGCGCCTGGTGTTGTGGACGCTGTTCTGGCTCGGCTGGGCGATCGCCCTGGCGTCGACGTTCATGATCAACCACTTCGACCTGTTCGGGCTCCGGCAGGTGTATCTGGCGTGGCGCGGAAAACCCTACACGCACATAGCTTTTCACATTCGGATGTTCTACCGGCTGGTGCGCCACCCGCTGATGCTCGGTTTCGTCATCGCCTTCTGGGCGGCCCCCACCATGACGGCCGGGCATCTGCTGTTCTCCGTCGCCATGACGGGCTACATCCTGGTCGCCACCCGGATCGAGGAGCACGACCTGGTGGAGGCCCTGGGCGACGACTATGTCAACTACCGGCGCGAGGTGCCGAGGTTGCTGCCGCTGGGACGCCGGCCGCGCGGCGGCCCCAGCCGACCGGCGGGCGCCCCGGGCTGA